In Pseudonocardia sp. C8, one genomic interval encodes:
- the typA gene encoding translational GTPase TypA, translating into MTIPRSASALDAASAIGSDAVPDSAGRPELRNVAIVAHVDHGKTTLVDAMLRQSGAFGERTEPVDRIMDSGDLEREKGITILAKHTAVRWHGYTINVVDTPGHADFGGEVERGLSMVDGVVLLVDASEGPLPQTRFVLRKTLAAHLPVMLVVNKTDRGDARIAEVVDESLELLLELADELELDESVTAHLLDLPVVYASGRAGKASRLRPADGELPDSDDLTPLFETLLDVVPAPADDPDAPLQAHVTNLDASSFLGRIALCRVRAGVLRRGQQVAWCREDGTTPRVKITELLRTEALDRVPADEARAGDLVAVAGIADVTIGDTLADPERPAALPRIAVDEPAISMTIGTNTSPLAGRDPVPGKKLTARLVKNRLDAELVGNVSVRVLPTERPDTWEVQGRGELALAVLVETMRREGFELTVGKPQVVTKTIDGKLHEPFEQLSVDVPDDSLGAVTQLLAARKGEMGDMVHGEGRVRMEFRVPSRGLIGFRTEFLTITRGAGIASHVFDGYGPWVGEIRTRSKGSLIADRSGPVTAYAVDQLADRGTLFVGPTTIVYGGMVVGEYTRAEDLEVNICREKKLTNIRSSTADELVKLTPPTILSLEQSLEFCAADECVEITPQNVRIRKIELDPNLRARARSRAKAAANAAK; encoded by the coding sequence GTGACCATCCCACGTTCCGCCTCGGCTCTCGACGCTGCCTCCGCCATCGGAAGCGACGCCGTGCCCGATTCCGCGGGCCGCCCCGAGCTGCGCAACGTCGCGATCGTCGCGCACGTCGACCACGGCAAGACCACCCTCGTCGATGCCATGCTGCGCCAGTCCGGCGCCTTCGGCGAGCGCACCGAACCCGTCGACCGGATCATGGACTCCGGCGACCTGGAGCGCGAGAAGGGCATCACGATCCTCGCCAAGCACACCGCGGTGCGCTGGCACGGATACACGATCAACGTCGTAGACACCCCCGGGCACGCCGACTTCGGCGGCGAGGTCGAGCGCGGCCTGTCCATGGTGGACGGCGTCGTGCTGCTGGTCGACGCCTCCGAGGGCCCGCTGCCGCAAACCCGGTTCGTGCTGCGCAAGACCCTCGCCGCCCACCTCCCGGTGATGCTCGTGGTCAACAAGACCGACCGCGGCGACGCCCGGATCGCCGAGGTCGTCGACGAGTCCCTGGAGCTGCTCCTCGAACTGGCCGACGAGCTCGAGCTCGACGAGTCGGTCACCGCGCACCTGCTCGACCTGCCGGTCGTCTACGCCTCCGGCCGCGCGGGCAAGGCGTCCCGGCTGCGCCCCGCCGACGGCGAGCTGCCCGACTCCGACGACCTGACCCCGCTGTTCGAGACGCTGCTCGACGTCGTCCCGGCGCCGGCCGACGACCCGGACGCGCCGCTGCAGGCGCACGTCACCAACCTCGACGCGTCGAGCTTCCTCGGCCGGATCGCGCTGTGCCGGGTCCGGGCCGGCGTGCTGCGCCGCGGCCAGCAGGTCGCCTGGTGCCGCGAGGACGGCACCACCCCGCGCGTCAAGATCACCGAGCTGCTGCGGACCGAGGCGCTGGACCGGGTCCCCGCCGACGAGGCCCGAGCCGGTGACCTCGTCGCCGTCGCCGGGATCGCCGACGTCACCATCGGCGACACGCTCGCCGACCCGGAGCGCCCCGCCGCGCTCCCGCGGATCGCCGTCGACGAGCCCGCCATCTCGATGACGATCGGCACCAACACCTCGCCGCTCGCCGGCCGCGACCCGGTCCCGGGCAAGAAGCTGACCGCGCGCCTGGTGAAGAACCGGCTCGACGCCGAGCTGGTCGGCAACGTCTCGGTCCGGGTGCTGCCGACCGAGCGCCCGGACACCTGGGAGGTCCAGGGCCGCGGCGAGCTCGCGCTGGCCGTGCTGGTCGAGACCATGCGCCGGGAGGGCTTCGAGCTCACCGTCGGCAAGCCGCAGGTCGTCACGAAGACGATCGACGGGAAACTGCACGAGCCGTTCGAGCAGCTCTCGGTGGACGTCCCCGACGACAGCCTCGGCGCCGTCACCCAGCTGCTCGCCGCCCGCAAGGGCGAGATGGGCGACATGGTGCACGGCGAGGGCCGGGTCCGGATGGAGTTCCGGGTCCCGTCCCGCGGTCTCATCGGGTTCCGCACCGAGTTCCTGACGATCACCCGCGGCGCCGGCATCGCCAGCCACGTCTTCGACGGCTACGGCCCCTGGGTCGGCGAGATCCGCACCCGCAGCAAGGGCTCGCTGATCGCCGACCGCTCCGGCCCGGTGACCGCCTACGCGGTCGACCAGCTCGCCGACCGCGGCACCCTGTTCGTCGGCCCGACCACGATCGTCTACGGCGGCATGGTCGTCGGCGAGTACACCCGCGCCGAGGACCTCGAGGTCAACATCTGCCGGGAGAAGAAGCTGACCAACATCCGCTCCTCCACCGCGGACGAGCTGGTCAAGCTGACCCCGCCGACGATCCTGTCGCTGGAGCAGTCGCTGGAGTTCTGCGCGGCCGACGAGTGCGTCGAGATCACCCCGCAGAACGTGCGGATCCGCAAGATCGAGCTGGACCCGAACCTGCGGGCCCGGGCCCGTTCGCGGGCCAAGGCGGCGGCGAACGCGGCGAAGTGA